GGCTAAAAGGATCGTGATCATCAATTTTCAATCATGGCATGAGGATGGGATGCGGGTACAGGGGCGCAAACGATGACGTGCTTTATGCGTCGCGCATATGTCGCGTGGTAAAAAGGGCAAGAGCGCATCACTATCACAGGATGCTGAGATTGCAAACCAAAACACCTGCTGCCACGTACGTTCCATAGTGATGAAAgcatctttaatttattgcGTTTTTGCCTTTGGACAGCATCTGCATCTGCCTCATCCTGTTATTAGATAGATTCATTTCATTGACGTTCGGCTGCTCAAAATGCCCAAGAATCACATTCACACAGTATCATAACAATGCACACATGTCATAATGTCATTAGTAGTCGGTCATAACAAAGCTTAGGTTACTCATAATTCATCCAGATCTTTAACGTGAAGATAAATCTTAAAAGTAATCTGGCAGCAGAATCAACTGTATCTAGAGAAAAGGAGCTTGAGTTTCCAATTTGatggaattaaaaatatacgTATATAAAGAATACCTTGAATACCTTCAAGAGTTATCGGTCTACTGAATTTGTATCGGCGTCCTCTTTCTCATGGCTTCTCTCTGCAATGTCAGCAGGGAGATCCAGTGCTGAAGGAATCTTTCCCGGATAATTAGTTGATGAGGAGTCCGATCCTGTCATACTGGAGAATGAAAAGAAGACAAGTTGGTAAGACTCTGAAATAAGCAAAGGAAGGGAAAATCTTTCAGTTGTGAATACAATTGCACGTACCTTCTGTCAATGATAACCATGGAACGGAGCTCACAATTTGCAAAACTGcaagtaaatttcaaaaagtcaTTTCTTGCCAGAGAGtctaaaaaagaaacttaCAAGATTGCATAGCAGCAAGAAGTAAACCAGGTATGTGGTTGTGGACACGCAATGATGACATGGTTGATGCAATTTATTGCATAAACCAATGGTTAAAGTGAACGAATAGACACCATAAACCAATGGTTAAAATGAATGAACGGGCACCATAGAGCTTACTGtttgcatatttctttctttacaaAAGGGTGACAGTCATTTCCAAAAGCATTTAATGTGTGGTTCAAAAATCCTCTATGCGTAACAATGGCTATCTCCTTCTCTTTACGTGTCCACAACCTGTGAAGTAAATAGCAAAATATTAAGAGCACGGACAAATTTACTTCAAATGAACAATCTAAAAATGTATAGAGTAACTTTCATGTGAAATCAACAGGTAAAAAGTTATATGGCAGAATAAACTACACATACTGGAGTGAAAATGAGGTCTTCAAATAGCTACTGTGAGCATATTCATGTCATAATAAAGACTACAACCAGTAATGCAACAGAGGATGAGATCTATGAAAATGGTCTTCTTGCTTCAAAAGTTTATAGTAAATGATTTAAGAATTGGGGGAAGGAATGCTAAAGCACTGAGTTTAATGCTCGAAGTTTTCATGTAGTTCACCCACTTTCAGTCTCAGTAAGAAATTAGTAAACACAGCATTTACCAGTTCATGAACTTCAATCCCCTAGCAGCAACTTCTTCATTTGTCTCTCTAACATTTGCCTTCCACAACACATCCTCATCACTTTCAATCTGCACAGTAACTCAAATTATCCAACAACGAACCTCTTGACACCAACTAAGTTTTCAAAGTAAATCCTAGGAACTGAGAACTTGCCAGTGAAAAATCAACAgcaggaaaaagaaattgatagtCACTGATGCTTCGCCTCTTATCACAAGGATGAACTCCCTGCAATGAGAAATAAGAAGAGAAATGTGAGAGGCAAACTAGGTGAATTCGGTAGACAGAAACCAGATTCATAACTCCGGATGGTTGAAAATAAATGTATCTTTCCCAATCCTAAGACTAGGCTTACAAGCTCTAAATCATCAAGAAGCACTTATGGTCATATGACATATAGTTACAAGTTACTCCAAGATGTTACTTTAATATTAGAGGAAATACTCAAGTTACATGATAAGAAACTGTAGCCAGTTATGATGAACATCTACGGCATGACGCAATCAACACTAGTATAGCCAGAAATTGATAACCACAATAGAAACATAACTGTGCAAGACATACCAAATGTTCTCGACAAAGTTCAACAGCAATGATTGGCGGGCTGTTGAGACTAGAAATTGCACCACGCCCACTATTTCCAGCATTTGCTACCATTAGTGGTACTATATCCATCCTGTCAACATAGTCCCCACCACCAAAAACTCCAACAGCTGTTTGCAATGTCCTAAGAGTCACAGCAACCATAACttaaagaatagaaaatcagctctcaaaatattaatgcaattaatcAGAGAACAAACAAATACAACAATATCCTTTTGAGTTTCCTACGATGCTTTGTTCATCATCAAGGGATTCAAAATAGATAGAAACACCTTAAGACAAGGACATGACAAGATATCCACAAAAGACTGTCAGCAGAGCATGTGCAGCAATACCTCAGCAAAGGAGACGCAATGACTAAATCAATCCTCTTGAAGAGTCCGGAATTATGGACATGCTTACGCAGATTCTCAATCTGTAGCAAGGAAGTTCAAGATTCTGCTCAGGAGTGCAAGAACGTAATGAACGGAActtcttttttcattattattttcttgaaaagcACTTGATATGAAAACGTGAATGATCTGCTTCTTACCTGCTGCCAGCCTAGTTGAGTAACGGGTGCATCAAAATATTCGGGAGACAAGTATGCTTTGTAGTTCTTGTCTCCGTCAACATTGTGAAGCCCTTGCGCATGCCTCACCTGGATGTATGGTTGGTTTTATAAGACCACAATGCCTTCGAGCAAAAGCCAAGAAAGAAGGCAATCTTGAACATCCTTCAGACCAGATGTATAACAGCTTCACATCCACGACGAACATCatacataaaatgaaaaacaagacTGATACCAACCAGGTGAATAGTCTTGCAGCGATTCAATGGATACAAACTTGGAACAGCAACACCATCCATATCTGCAACTGAACCACATGAACATTAGCTTTCTGATCAAAggagaaaaaacaaaaaagcatGTCATCTGCAAATCAAACCATTTGCGTCTCAGCCATCCTAAATTCTTGACCACCAGCAACCATGGTGAGTGaatataaaatctaatataccaaaatcaaaacaaatcaaatcaaacaaaatcacCGCCCAAAAACCATCTATCTGCCTCTTAACAGCCTCTCAAACTGCATCATAAACAACACAAACTACACCAACCCCGACTAGGGATATGTTTGAAACGGTTGTGCATCTACTAAATTTTGAATGCAAtagctaaaatctttaataacCAAACATTCTCTCTGACAGCTGGTGATTTTATTTCAGACCATCAATGCATTAAAGATACAGTACCTCAATCTGtaagataagaaaaatataaaatggtAGAAAAGTAAACAAGATCCCATCAAGTGAGCATCAAACACTACAACTGAAAAGAAATCATACCagagagagaggaagaggAACAGCAACAGGAGCGCAGAGATAGATGGGATCGAGCAGTTGACAGTCGAGACCTACTCCTGCCAGAAATGAAACCACAAGAACAGGACAGTAGTGTTAGTAGACAAATGCtgctatttttattataattcgtTGGATTCAAAATAATTGTCGTGGATTGGATAAGCCTGTACTGTCACTGTCTGTCTTTCCGACTTATTGGGCTCTTCAGAATCTTTTGACTCTATTACCCTCGTAGTGATCACGGCTTACTTTTTTCTGAACGGTTCAGTTCTGATGTTTAGTAGAGAATTTTCTGAAGACAACAGCCACGCACAAGGGTATATATGTCTTTCTGTCTTTCCAATTGTCGTATTAATTGTGTGGAGTATATGTCTTGGGTAATGCATATGAATCAACATGTTCAAAACTACATTCATTGCACATTTGACCACAAGACTCATAGGCATGGCCATAGATTAGATTTTACTCAAGATTCATGTGAGTTAAATTGAATCGGATCAGATTTGGTtctgtttaaaataaatttaaatcgaatttagatattgatatataaatttaagacGGATCTAGagtatatttaaatttatcttaatatttaaatttatatttatattcacttattttttaattttattttattttaaaatttcttaataattgtataattatactgataataaattttattcataacaTATTAATAGTATTTACAATACATTTAaactcttaaaacttaaaggttagttttataaatataaaggTCAGTCAGTCCCAAAATAGGTACATgcaatattcaaattgcaaGCCAATTAATAAAGCctgacaatttattttattatattggccaaataatttttaaagaatataattattcttatatttagtcaaatatgatcataataaaaataataaaacttgaatataaatcatatttaatttatatgtcattatcTAATATTGTAGGATCGAGGGTGCGTGTGCCATGGATATTAGAATGATGaaagagataataaaatattagattaatcttacttttataattattttttaatgatattttattatctttcttatttgttgttttgatGTAAAAGTATAaactacaatatttattatattttgagaaaaaatatataatttatttgttatcaatatattttaacctttaatattaactctaaaaaattattgtttttttattgttgagttttaaaattcatgacGAATTTAGAAcagatttgaattttaatttttttttgaattcgGAACAGatagatatttatttcttctttagaTCTGGCTatgaaacaaatattaattcatGACAAATTTAGAATagatacatattttttatttttattatagatCTAGATGACTAGATTTGAAACAGAGTAGAAACACATATCTACCCAGTTGCCATCCCTATCACAAGTTCACATGattctttataaattcttaataatccAGAATGTTATTGTAGCATATACAAACACTGTTTGAACAGAAACGCCTGCAACTTCAATATTATGTGCGCAAACCATACATGTACAACAATGCTTCAAAAACACCCAAATCTATTAAGACGTCCGATAATTTCAGAACCAATCCGATTCGACCTGACTCCTTTGGTTCAGTTCGGAAAATGGGCTAAAGACTGGTTCATAAACCAACTGATTCTTGGCTTGGTTCGCCAAAAAAGCGATTGAAAAAAATGCACCAAGCCAGTCGTTCAGTTCGGTGCACTATAATTGTTCGAATCAAGATTGGTTCAAATTTTCTTAAGTCAAATGCGATTGTGCCCACCTATAGTCTGCATTAGACCCCATTTCTAACTCCCAACTCCTAAGGATAATAGTTGAAGTAAACACGTTAGCTATTTCCAAAACCTTTACCTATCATCCACAccaatgatttttcatttttacatcAGCTGTAGATTAAAAGCCTCGTGACCTCAATTACACAACCCACTTTTCTTCATCCAACTCTGGGAGTGCAACATCTTCCCTCATTAGACCGGTGTAATCACAACTCACTTTGGCACCAGCCTGAGCAAATAGTTCAACAACTGCAGGCAACATCCCATAGTATCTCTTTAATTCATTTACCAGCGGTTTGCCACTCTTCGGATCTTGTACATGCCATACATACACGGGAGGAACCAAATCATCAACTGTTGCCTCCTGCCATGCATGTTGCCCATCCCTCATTTGGTGCTTGTAAGCTTGGCAGTTCCTCACCCTGTGACCTTTAGGTCCTACTTGGACCTCTGGACAGTACCCACACGTCTGTACAGCATACTTCTGCATGAGTTTGGATATTCCTGATCGCATTTTCCCCCATGTCTCCATACCTCTAACAGCAACAGCTACATGGATGTTGGAAAATCAGGAATTCAGGatgtatttagtaaataataaGCCCAAACTTTAGGGATTTAACTTTGGATGATAAGGGCATATGAATAAGTGGGACTagggaaaaagacaaaatcaaATGAAGGAGAAAAAACCTTGTGCTTCATCAGCATTTACATCTATAGACTTGTTCTCTTCACTTGATTTCTTTCTATTCCCCCAAAATCCAAATGTTTCTATGCCTTCACTAGATCTATCTTCTTTTGGGAACCTCTTCTCGAAATCTATAACTTTACCAGCAAGATTGTAAGCTGGGAAAACTCTTCTCCTTGTTGGGTATTGGGGGATGTCAATGCCTGCTTGGATGCACAATTCATTGACAGCTGGAATTTGGTCCACTTCAAGCCGCTCATTATGAGAAACAGCTCTCCCTATCCTGTCATATAGATGAAAGGATTCCACATGAGGCAAAATGTGTTCCACATTCCCAAGTTTCCAACTGTGTTCTTTGCTTGCCAGGCTACCAGCAACATTACATGTTCTAATCTTGTGTGGCGGATGACCAACATGAACTTCTCCACACAAGCTGCAAGGGCACATAAACAATTTTATAGAAGAAAGTTTCTGATAAACTTCCAATAAGATGAGAAATAACAAACCCGATTTTCACGGACTCTAAATCTTTATCACTTTTTTATTCATCCACTGTATTTAAGATAAAGAGTTTAGTTGTCATCTTGGGATCCTAGTTTTGAACTTCATTAAACAAGGttcacaagaaaaatatgacaGTTCCACATCAGCCAATGTCCCTTCTCCTTTTTggtttataaatatacatgtgACTCCCTGATTTTTCTAAAATGTTGGCATGTATTTCCAGATATCTAGTCATAGAACTTCAACAACC
This window of the Citrus sinensis cultivar Valencia sweet orange chromosome 8, DVS_A1.0, whole genome shotgun sequence genome carries:
- the LOC102617121 gene encoding phosphoglycerate mutase-like protein 1 isoform X2 is translated as MVAVTLRTLQTAVGVFGGGDYVDRMDIVPLMVANAGNSGRGAISSLNSPPIIAVELCREHLGVHPCDKRRSISDYQFLFPAVDFSLIESDEDVLWKANVRETNEEVAARGLKFMNWLWTRKEKEIAIVTHRGFLNHTLNAFGNDCHPFVKKEICKHFANCELRSMVIIDRSMTGSDSSSTNYPGKIPSALDLPADIAERSHEKEDADTNSVDR
- the LOC102617800 gene encoding APO protein 3, mitochondrial-like isoform X1; the encoded protein is MYQNKFICEAMLPRRVRSILNLHDMITYYSTANLFGIRLKHHSGMYSAGSISTELPRKCKKCERKPWVTHINELKRMARRERKERQMVKEKILGPPENGLLVKELIPVAHDVFAARTELLACVTRVAKSIAIYTCSLCGEVHVGHPPHKIRTCNVAGSLASKEHSWKLGNVEHILPHVESFHLYDRIGRAVSHNERLEVDQIPAVNELCIQAGIDIPQYPTRRRVFPAYNLAGKVIDFEKRFPKEDRSSEGIETFGFWGNRKKSSEENKSIDVNADEAQAVAVRGMETWGKMRSGISKLMQKYAVQTCGYCPEVQVGPKGHRVRNCQAYKHQMRDGQHAWQEATVDDLVPPVYVWHVQDPKSGKPLVNELKRYYGMLPAVVELFAQAGAKVSCDYTGLMREDVALPELDEEKWVV
- the LOC102617121 gene encoding phosphoglycerate mutase-like protein 1 isoform X1 — protein: MDGVAVPSLYPLNRCKTIHLVRHAQGLHNVDGDKNYKAYLSPEYFDAPVTQLGWQQIENLRKHVHNSGLFKRIDLVIASPLLRTLQTAVGVFGGGDYVDRMDIVPLMVANAGNSGRGAISSLNSPPIIAVELCREHLGVHPCDKRRSISDYQFLFPAVDFSLIESDEDVLWKANVRETNEEVAARGLKFMNWLWTRKEKEIAIVTHRGFLNHTLNAFGNDCHPFVKKEICKHFANCELRSMVIIDRSMTGSDSSSTNYPGKIPSALDLPADIAERSHEKEDADTNSVDR
- the LOC102617800 gene encoding APO protein 3, mitochondrial-like isoform X2, which encodes MYQNKFICEAMLPRRVRSILNLHDMITYYSTANLFGIRLKHHSGMYSAGSISTELPRKCKKCERKPWVTHINELKRMARRERKERQMVKEKILGPPENGLLVKELIPVAHDVFAARTELLACVTRVAKSIAIYTCRIGRAVSHNERLEVDQIPAVNELCIQAGIDIPQYPTRRRVFPAYNLAGKVIDFEKRFPKEDRSSEGIETFGFWGNRKKSSEENKSIDVNADEAQAVAVRGMETWGKMRSGISKLMQKYAVQTCGYCPEVQVGPKGHRVRNCQAYKHQMRDGQHAWQEATVDDLVPPVYVWHVQDPKSGKPLVNELKRYYGMLPAVVELFAQAGAKVSCDYTGLMREDVALPELDEEKWVV